One window from the genome of Streptomyces sp. NBC_00287 encodes:
- a CDS encoding nuclear transport factor 2 family protein, translating to MTQNTTEIVQEFFGRFGVGDLPGLPELFAEEADLVVAGAPVVPWTGHLVGRHEVEGYFQRFVAAVDTQSFDVERIAVDGEDAFVLGEFTHKVISTGKSFSGPFAIRITVRDGLIQRYQTFEDSYAAAMAFDGS from the coding sequence ATGACGCAGAACACCACAGAGATCGTCCAGGAGTTCTTCGGCCGGTTCGGCGTGGGCGATCTGCCCGGGCTGCCGGAGCTGTTCGCGGAGGAAGCGGACCTGGTGGTGGCGGGCGCCCCCGTCGTCCCGTGGACGGGGCACCTCGTCGGCCGCCATGAGGTGGAGGGCTATTTCCAGCGGTTCGTGGCCGCGGTGGACACCCAGAGCTTCGATGTCGAGCGCATCGCCGTGGACGGTGAGGACGCCTTCGTCCTCGGGGAATTCACCCACAAGGTGATCTCGACCGGCAAGTCGTTCTCGGGCCCCTTCGCGATCCGGATCACGGTCCGCGACGGCCTCATCCAGCGTTATCAGACCTTCGAGGACTCCTACGCGGCGGCGATGGCCTTCGACGGCAGCTGA
- a CDS encoding YcnI family copper-binding membrane protein, producing MKTSSRIAAACALAGTAVLALSAPAFAHVTVQPEGEAAKGGYAVVDFRVPNESDKASTVKLEVSFPMDTPLASAMPEPIAGWTAKVTKAELDKPIELHGQEINEAVSKITWTATGKGVEPGFFQKFPVSMGALPEDADELVFKAVQTYDDGEVARWIEVQQEGQEEPEKPAPVLTLSEASEDGHSHGSESSEEASEEPSDDASQAAATTTADDADSDSSDTTARVLGVVGIVVGAIGVAYGVLAGRRRTNA from the coding sequence ATGAAGACCTCTTCCCGTATCGCCGCCGCCTGCGCCCTCGCCGGTACGGCCGTACTCGCGCTGTCCGCACCCGCCTTCGCGCATGTCACCGTGCAGCCCGAGGGCGAGGCCGCCAAGGGCGGTTACGCGGTCGTGGACTTCCGGGTCCCGAACGAGAGCGACAAGGCGTCCACCGTGAAGCTGGAGGTCAGCTTCCCCATGGACACCCCGCTCGCGTCCGCCATGCCCGAGCCGATCGCCGGCTGGACCGCGAAGGTCACCAAGGCCGAGCTCGACAAGCCGATCGAGCTGCACGGCCAGGAGATCAACGAGGCCGTCAGCAAGATCACCTGGACCGCGACCGGCAAGGGCGTCGAGCCCGGCTTCTTCCAGAAGTTCCCGGTCTCCATGGGCGCCCTGCCCGAGGACGCCGACGAACTGGTCTTCAAGGCGGTCCAGACGTACGACGACGGCGAGGTCGCCCGCTGGATCGAGGTCCAGCAGGAGGGCCAGGAGGAGCCGGAGAAGCCCGCTCCGGTGCTGACCCTGTCCGAGGCCTCCGAGGACGGCCACTCGCACGGCTCGGAGTCGAGCGAGGAGGCGAGCGAGGAGCCGTCCGACGACGCCTCCCAGGCCGCCGCGACCACCACCGCCGACGACGCCGACTCCGACAGCAGCGACACCACCGCCCGCGTCCTGGGCGTCGTGGGCATCGTCGTCGGCGCGATCGGCGTGGCCTACGGCGTGCTCGCCGGCCGTCGGCGTACCAACGCCTAG
- a CDS encoding ATP-binding protein, whose protein sequence is MSIWWSLHLRREAASVPLARRLLLGTMESAGVDPDVSYDLSIALSEACANAVEHGGDTALDGGSQAYRVTAYLDGETCRIEVADSGPGFGGTNRGSRPMSMEAEDGRGLYLIQELADHVHIGNKPGQGGAVVSFDKILKWRKDASPLLAV, encoded by the coding sequence ATGAGCATCTGGTGGTCACTCCATTTGCGGCGGGAAGCTGCGAGCGTGCCGCTCGCACGGAGGCTGTTGCTCGGCACCATGGAGAGCGCGGGCGTGGACCCGGATGTGTCGTACGACCTCTCCATCGCGCTCAGCGAGGCCTGTGCGAACGCCGTGGAGCACGGCGGGGACACCGCCCTCGACGGCGGCTCGCAGGCCTACCGTGTCACCGCCTACCTGGACGGCGAGACCTGCCGGATCGAGGTCGCCGACTCCGGCCCCGGCTTCGGCGGTACGAACCGGGGCTCGCGTCCGATGTCCATGGAGGCCGAGGACGGCCGGGGGCTGTATCTGATCCAGGAGCTCGCCGATCATGTCCACATCGGCAACAAACCGGGGCAGGGCGGCGCGGTGGTGAGCTTCGACAAGATCCTCAAGTGGCGGAAGGACGCCTCGCCTTTGCTGGCGGTGTAG
- a CDS encoding copper resistance CopC/CopD family protein, producing the protein MTPTIAPRLRSLVLLLVAAAGLLLAGAGPVSAHAALTGSDPQQGAVVEQAPDRVSLTFSEQVAMSGDSLRVLAPDGKRVDTGKPAGVSGTTYAVPLNSGLADGTYTVSYQVVSADSHPVAGAFTFSIGAPSATSVSVSDQTAGGGVVGVLYGFGRYVSYAGFVVMVGGAAFVLACWQRGSGVRAVQRLVVSGWLALTAATLALLLMRGSYTGSGKVGDIFDLNLLGDVLQTKTGAALVSRLLLLAAAALFIAVLFGAYDKREDQEKRDLTFGLAIGGTVVAAGLAASWAMSEHASTGLQPGIAMPVDVVHLLAVAAWLGGLTALLVALYRSPETPVDGTAVRRFSALAFGSVVALVVTGIYQSWRQVGSWSAFTETRYGQLLLIKIGLVALLVGVAWISRRWTARLAETVAVKPRKQTVAATASGDPKRAAQLARQQAAMDTARQKRLRDADPNRFGLRRSVLAEAGVALVLLAVTTALTSTEPGRTEQDAAKATASSSTPSTDASGALTLDMSFDTGGEDGKGVVRLELDPARVGGNEMHVYATRPNGRAFDVPEVKVAFTLETQDIGPLPVVPDHITTGHWSANGVQIPMAGDWKIAVTVRTSDIDQTTVSKNAQIG; encoded by the coding sequence TTGACCCCGACCATCGCCCCTCGCCTGAGGAGCCTGGTACTGCTGCTGGTGGCAGCGGCCGGGCTGCTCCTCGCCGGTGCCGGACCGGTCTCCGCGCATGCCGCGCTGACCGGCAGCGACCCCCAGCAGGGGGCGGTGGTCGAACAGGCCCCGGACCGGGTCTCGCTCACCTTCTCCGAACAGGTCGCCATGTCCGGCGACTCCCTGCGCGTCCTCGCCCCCGACGGCAAGCGCGTCGACACCGGCAAACCGGCGGGCGTCAGCGGCACGACGTACGCCGTGCCGCTCAACAGCGGCCTGGCGGACGGCACCTACACCGTCTCCTACCAGGTCGTCTCGGCCGACAGCCATCCGGTCGCCGGTGCCTTCACCTTCTCCATCGGCGCCCCCTCGGCGACCTCCGTGTCCGTCTCCGACCAGACGGCGGGCGGCGGGGTCGTCGGCGTGCTCTACGGCTTCGGGCGCTATGTCTCCTACGCGGGCTTCGTCGTCATGGTCGGCGGCGCCGCCTTCGTGCTCGCCTGCTGGCAGCGCGGCTCCGGGGTGCGGGCCGTGCAGCGGCTCGTCGTCTCCGGCTGGCTCGCGCTCACCGCGGCGACCCTCGCGCTGCTCCTCATGCGCGGCTCCTACACCGGCTCCGGCAAGGTCGGCGACATCTTCGACCTGAACCTCCTCGGCGACGTCCTGCAGACCAAGACCGGCGCGGCCCTGGTCTCCCGGCTCCTGCTGCTCGCCGCGGCGGCCCTGTTCATCGCCGTTCTCTTCGGGGCCTACGACAAGCGCGAGGACCAGGAGAAGCGGGACCTGACCTTCGGGCTCGCGATCGGCGGGACCGTCGTCGCGGCCGGGCTCGCGGCGAGCTGGGCCATGTCCGAGCACGCCTCCACCGGCCTGCAGCCCGGCATCGCGATGCCGGTCGACGTGGTCCACCTGCTCGCCGTCGCCGCCTGGCTCGGCGGACTCACCGCCCTGCTCGTCGCCCTGTACCGCTCGCCCGAGACCCCGGTGGACGGCACGGCCGTACGCCGGTTCTCGGCGCTCGCGTTCGGCAGCGTGGTCGCGCTCGTGGTGACCGGGATCTACCAGTCCTGGCGTCAGGTCGGCTCCTGGTCGGCGTTCACCGAGACCCGCTACGGGCAGCTGCTGCTCATCAAGATCGGCCTGGTGGCGCTGCTCGTCGGCGTCGCCTGGATCTCGCGGCGGTGGACGGCACGGCTGGCGGAGACGGTGGCGGTCAAGCCCCGGAAGCAGACCGTCGCGGCGACCGCGTCCGGTGACCCCAAGCGGGCCGCCCAACTCGCCCGGCAGCAGGCCGCCATGGACACGGCCCGGCAGAAGCGGCTGCGGGACGCCGACCCGAACCGCTTCGGACTGCGCCGCTCGGTGCTCGCCGAGGCCGGGGTCGCCCTCGTACTGCTGGCGGTCACCACCGCCCTGACGTCCACCGAACCGGGCCGTACGGAACAGGACGCCGCCAAGGCCACCGCGTCCTCCTCCACGCCGTCCACCGACGCCTCCGGGGCGCTGACCCTGGACATGTCCTTCGACACCGGCGGCGAGGACGGCAAGGGCGTCGTACGGCTCGAACTCGACCCCGCGCGCGTGGGCGGCAACGAGATGCACGTCTACGCCACCCGGCCCAACGGGCGGGCCTTCGACGTCCCCGAGGTGAAGGTCGCCTTCACCCTCGAAACCCAGGACATCGGGCCGCTGCCCGTCGTCCCGGACCACATCACCACCGGACACTGGTCGGCCAACGGAGTGCAGATCCCCATGGCCGGCGACTGGAAGATCGCCGTGACCGTACGGACCTCCGACATCGACCAGACGACCGTCTCCAAGAACGCGCAGATCGGCTGA
- a CDS encoding SCO family protein → MRTKKFAAAALLAAATLTLSACGSGDDDASPVTVVSEEAGSEKAATVLDQPFEKPDLVLTDTNGKSYDFRKETAGKPTLIYFGYTNCPDICPLTMNNIAVAKKQLPKAEQDELRVVFVTTDPERDTASALGKWLKGIDSQVVGLTGDFDTIQAGARTLGISIEPPHKEKGKMVSTHGTQVIAFSPKTDGGYVLYGEDATVDDYTKDLPELIKGENP, encoded by the coding sequence ATGCGCACCAAGAAGTTCGCGGCGGCCGCGCTGCTCGCCGCTGCCACCCTGACCCTGTCCGCCTGCGGCAGCGGTGACGACGACGCGTCTCCCGTCACCGTGGTCTCCGAGGAGGCCGGCTCCGAGAAGGCCGCGACCGTCCTCGACCAGCCCTTCGAGAAGCCGGACCTGGTCCTCACCGACACCAACGGCAAGTCGTACGACTTCCGCAAGGAGACCGCGGGCAAGCCGACGCTGATCTACTTCGGCTACACCAACTGCCCCGACATCTGCCCGCTGACGATGAACAACATCGCCGTCGCCAAGAAGCAGCTGCCCAAGGCCGAACAGGACGAGCTGCGCGTCGTGTTCGTCACCACCGACCCCGAGCGCGACACCGCGTCCGCGCTCGGCAAGTGGCTCAAGGGCATCGACTCCCAGGTCGTCGGCCTGACCGGCGACTTCGACACCATCCAGGCCGGCGCCCGCACCCTCGGCATCAGCATCGAGCCGCCGCACAAGGAGAAGGGCAAGATGGTCTCCACGCACGGCACCCAGGTCATCGCCTTCTCGCCGAAGACCGACGGCGGCTATGTGCTCTACGGCGAGGACGCCACCGTCGACGACTACACCAAGGACCTCCCCGAGCTGATCAAGGGGGAGAACCCGTGA
- a CDS encoding copper chaperone PCu(A)C, which translates to MRRPGIAAAVTAVGVLLAGCGSDDGDSGPELSVSGAYMPQPVSDSMAAGFLTIENGGGTEDELTSVTSDIAGAVTVHETVDSAMREVKNLAVPADGQVAFKSGGNHLMFEKLKRKPKQGDTVSVVLHFAEADPVTVEMPVKPATYTPATGH; encoded by the coding sequence GTGAGGCGTCCCGGCATCGCTGCCGCGGTGACGGCCGTCGGCGTGCTGTTGGCCGGCTGCGGCTCGGACGACGGCGACTCGGGCCCCGAACTCTCCGTCAGCGGCGCCTACATGCCGCAGCCGGTCTCCGACTCCATGGCGGCGGGCTTCCTGACGATCGAGAACGGCGGCGGCACCGAGGACGAACTGACCTCCGTCACCAGCGACATCGCGGGCGCCGTCACCGTCCACGAGACCGTCGACTCCGCGATGCGGGAGGTCAAGAACCTCGCCGTGCCCGCCGACGGACAGGTCGCCTTCAAGAGCGGCGGAAACCACCTGATGTTCGAGAAGCTGAAGCGCAAGCCGAAGCAGGGCGACACGGTGTCCGTGGTGCTGCACTTCGCCGAGGCCGACCCCGTCACGGTCGAGATGCCGGTGAAGCCGGCCACGTACACCCCCGCGACCGGACACTGA
- a CDS encoding helix-turn-helix transcriptional regulator translates to MTIGRRKRQLEELSHFLRTRRMRLSPAEVGLSASGRRRTPGLRREEVAVLAGVGTSWYTWLEQGRDINVSESVLGAISGALRLNPAEEIYLHRLAGLKTPDVDQRPDSGPADPERLAEIVNHWFPNPALVRDRSWNILAANSAVPEFLGFGGPGGNILVEFFTDETCRRRYAHADALARSTVARYRADVADCFGRPEVERILDELTDRSPEFARLWGSHEVLEPSRSRTKEISHDTVGALSFDVHEWELAADHEVQLVLHMPTVQETRDKLDTFFAAAGPDDPDRPGEDGEPAGGADDDQLPSKAIAAA, encoded by the coding sequence ATGACGATAGGTCGCCGAAAGCGTCAACTTGAAGAGTTGTCTCACTTTCTACGGACCCGGCGAATGCGACTGTCCCCGGCGGAAGTCGGGCTCAGCGCGTCGGGTCGCCGGCGTACTCCCGGACTGCGCAGGGAGGAAGTCGCCGTCCTCGCCGGGGTCGGCACGTCCTGGTACACGTGGCTGGAACAAGGAAGGGACATCAACGTCTCGGAATCGGTGCTCGGCGCGATCAGCGGAGCGCTACGGCTCAACCCCGCCGAGGAGATCTACCTGCACCGGCTCGCAGGCCTGAAGACGCCGGACGTCGACCAGCGGCCCGACAGCGGCCCCGCCGATCCCGAGCGTCTCGCGGAGATCGTGAACCACTGGTTCCCCAACCCGGCGCTGGTGCGGGACCGCTCCTGGAACATCCTGGCCGCCAACTCGGCCGTACCGGAGTTCCTGGGCTTCGGGGGACCCGGTGGGAACATCCTGGTGGAGTTCTTCACCGACGAGACCTGCCGCCGCCGTTACGCACACGCCGACGCGCTCGCCCGCAGCACGGTCGCCCGCTACCGCGCGGACGTGGCCGACTGCTTCGGCCGCCCCGAGGTCGAGCGCATCCTCGACGAGCTCACCGACAGGAGCCCGGAGTTCGCCCGGTTGTGGGGCAGCCATGAAGTGCTGGAACCGTCCAGAAGCCGTACCAAGGAGATCAGCCACGACACCGTCGGAGCGCTCAGCTTCGATGTGCACGAATGGGAACTCGCGGCCGACCACGAGGTCCAGCTGGTCCTGCACATGCCGACAGTGCAGGAAACGCGGGACAAACTGGACACCTTCTTCGCCGCGGCCGGTCCGGACGATCCGGACCGGCCGGGCGAGGACGGTGAGCCAGCAGGAGGGGCCGACGACGATCAGCTGCCGTCGAAGGCCATCGCCGCCGCGTAG